Proteins from a genomic interval of Crassostrea angulata isolate pt1a10 chromosome 7, ASM2561291v2, whole genome shotgun sequence:
- the LOC128155879 gene encoding uncharacterized protein LOC128155879: MAGRLMLCLRKQKRLFPKSFVGGTGALIFWLSIVSLVMIGFFRHQCSGASYLLPLVMVPTSVMGMFSGVFLWVFVGFLWDNDIKDFMKFMAGFSVVVTFILEFVSFGFAMWKLGDPNCSNPFYGYSIGMPLTQGILFILIFVVYGVHRCREPKTRPID, encoded by the exons ATGGCAGGCCGTTTGATGTTATGCTTAAGAAAGCAAAAAAGATTATTTCCAAAATCATTTGTAGGAG GCACCGGAGCTCTGATATTCTGGTTGTCAATAGTTTCCTTGGTGATGA TCGGGTTTTTCCGGCACCAGTGCTCGGGCGCCTCCTACTTGCTGCCCCTGGTGATGGTTCCGACCAGTGTGATGGGAATGTTCTCGGGGGTCTTCCTCTGGGTGTTCGTGGGATTCCTCTGGGACAACGACATTAAGGACTTCATGAAGTTTATGGCCGGGTTCTCGGTTGTTGTCACATTTATTCTGGAGTTTGTAT CTTTTGGCTTCGCTATGTGGAAGCTAGGGGACCCGAACTGTTCCAACCCCTTCTACGGATACTCCATTGGAATGCCCCTCACCCAGGGGATACTCTTCATCCTCATCTTCGTCGTTTACGGTGTCCACAGATGCAGGGAACCAAAAACAAGGCCTATAGATTAA
- the LOC128155877 gene encoding atrial natriuretic peptide receptor 1-like: MFFLKLFPLLVLCNINSIRTKEPEITLSVILTKGTRSPWGLVKTEKAIEMGNRRLRELLAGLATIKSHTVTSEYIGCSRKDIGALGAELYHVRNTSVFIGPGCSSGVDVVGRMSTSWNIPLLTPVGIDSLFDNKTVFPTLTRLSFSFDGIGRFYLKLFEKFGWTDIALLTDYYVSTGAAMVGLQSDSLVRVFSKSELRTTLIVNHDLSLKAALTKATKVSRVIVSVVGIRRLRVLLLEAREMGMTNGDYVFLFFKSYSPLLTDIWYVEGDKNNDAAKEAFNALLVSMPTVRRSPAFLAFDQELKNYSLAKFDFDFDTEGADVNHYIVAYHDAFLIYGKTIKEMIIEGMDIFDGRQVTRRIRNKTYHNLISGNLRINDNGDAEKDLSIYDLDPNGDISSVGVYAGDEAVVYMNYSQGIHWPGNKGPPKNRPRCGFTGDDPICFPEESDFLAAVVTATFSVVFVTVFIVGTFTYRHLKLQMDLQNNWWRIPWESLKSVSERESSCIMNSKLSMIHMNSSEHDEPKDKMNKYFKGSIVSVSVTKVRHFHPSRSQLMDLLNLRNVHCVNLTKFYGLTQNNTKLYIVSEACSRGTLKDILHNSSFKINKDLQTSLICDMIKGCSYLHASPVRYHGSLTSQDCLIDKRFVLKITGFGLPEIRTSDHKTDKQQLFYVAPEVLRNAIREPNFLVFQSADVYSFGVILYEILTRKEPFEDDLQYSSIDEIIEKIKSIPSFTSPFKADVEEYVENSLLNLMYSCLEGEAEHRPTFAKISKESKRNKWGISGENFLDILLFRMEEYANNLEHIAEERMHAFLDEKRRSDELLYQVLPRSIARDLIRGHKVEAEAYQCVTIYFSDIVGFTAISAMSNPMQIVDMLNDLYTCFDTVLENYDVYKVETIGDAYMVVSGLPLRNGNGHVTEIAKMSVAILDSVNDFHIRHLPDVKLRARIGIHSGPVCAGVVGKKMPRYCLFGDTVNTASRMESNGEAMKIHVSSTTRNLLQSSDLFVLQERGSIAIKGKGDMTTYWLMAREATL, translated from the exons ATGTTTTTCCTAAAACTGTTTCCTCTGCTGGTATTGTGCAATATCAACAGCATCAGGACCAAGGAGCCAGAGATTACCCTGAGTGTCATTTTGACGAAAGGAACAAGAAGTCCATGGGGCCTGGTTAAAACCGAGAAAGCGATAGAAATGGGGAACCGGAGACTGCGAGAACTGTTGGCAGGCCTCGCTACGATTAAAAGCCATACAGTCACGTCTGAATATATAGGCTGCAGCAGAAAAGACATCGGCGCCTTAGGCGCCGAGCTTTATCACGTTAGAAACACATCGGTGTTCATTGGACCAG GTTGCAGTAGCGGGGTTGATGTAGTGGGGAGAATGTCGACCTCCTGGAACATCCCCCTCCTCACCCCCGTCGGGATCGACTCCCTGTTCGACAACAAAACCGTCTTTCCCACCCTGACACGTCTGTCCTTTTCGTTTGATGGGATCGGGCGTTTTTACCTGAAGCTGTTTGAGAAGTTTGGTTGGACGGACATTGCTTTGTTAACTGATTACTACGTCAGCACTGGTGCTGCCATGGTGGGTCTTCAGAGTGATTCTCTGGTGCGAGTTTTCTCAAAGTCGGAGCTTCGGACTACGTTAATAGTAAACCACGACCTCAGTCTTAAAGCCGCCTTAACCAAAGCAACGAAAGTGTCAAGAG TGATTGTCTCGGTCGTCGGCATTCGTCGTTTACGAGTCTTGCTGTTAGAAGCTCGTGAAATGGGTATGACAAACGGGGAttacgtttttctttttttcaaatcatactCCCCTCTTTTGACTGACATATGGTATGTAGAGGGAGACAAAAATAACGAT GCTGCAAAAGAAGCATTTAACGCGCTACTTGTTTCAATGCCGACCGTTCGAAGAAGTCCCGCTTTCCTAGCCTTCGACCAAGAGCTGAAAAACTACTCACTCGCAAAATTTGACTTTGATTTCGACACTGAAGGAGCTGAT GTCAATCACTACATAGTTGCTTACCACGACGCTTTTCTTATTTATGGTAAAACAATAAAGGAGATGATAATCGAAGGAATGGATATTTTTGATGGTCGTCAAGTTACGAGGAGGATTAGGAACAAAACATACCATAATCTCATATCTGGAAATCTCAGGATAAACGACAACGGCGATGCAGAGAAAGACCTGTCAATCTACGACTTGGATCCAAATGGCGATATCAGC AGTGTAGGAGTATATGCTGGCGATGAAGCAGTGGTATACATGAACTACAGTCAGGGCATTCATTGGCCCGGAAATAAGGGGCCACCTAAAAACAGACCTAGGTGTGGTTTTACCGGAGACGATCCTATTTGTTTTCCTGAAG aatcagATTTTCTAGCGGCAGTTGTTACCGCTACATTCTCCGTGGTATTTGTGACCGTTTTCATAGTGGGGACTTTCACCTACag ACATCTAAAATTGCAAATGGATTTACAAAACAATTGGTGGAGAATACCCTGGGAGTCTTTGAAATCGGTGTCCGAAAGGGAGTCGTCGTGTATTATGAATTCAAAACTCTCAATG attcacATGAATAGTTCCGAGCATGATGAACCGAAGgacaaaatgaataaatatttcaag GGTTCCATTGTTTCTGTGTCAGTCACTAAAGTAAGACATTTCCACCCTTCGAGAAGCCAGCTAATGGATTTGCTCAAT CTAAGAAACGTCCACTGTGTGAATCTCACAAAGTTTTATGGTTTGACCCAAAATAACACCAAACTGTACATTGTTAGTGAAGCTTGTAGTCGAGGGACATTAAAG GACATTCTTCATAACAGCAGTTTCAAAATCAACAAGGACTTGCAGACCTCATTAATTTGCGATATGATAAAG GGCTGTAGTTACCTTCACGCCAGCCCTGTGCGGTACCATGGGAGCCTGACCAGTCAGGACTGTTTGATCGACAAGCGATTTGTTCTCAAAATCACCGGGTTTGGACTTCCAGAAATTCGAACCAGCGACCACAAAACGGATAAACAAC AACTGTTTTATGTGGCCCCAGAAGTTTTGAGAAATGCCATCAGAGAACCCAACTTCCTGGTATTCCAATCAGCTGATGTCTACAGCTTTGGGGTCATACTATACGAGATACTGACCAGGAAAGAACCATTTGAAGATGATTTGCAGTATTCATCAATTGACG aaattattgaaaagatCAAGTCCATCCCAAGCTTTACGTCTCCATTTAAAGCCGATGTTGAGGAATATGTAGAAAATTCACTCCTAAACCTGATGTATTCATGCTTGGAGGGAGAGGCAGAACACAGACCAACGTTTGCAAAGATATCGAAAGAGTCAAAGAGGAATAAATG GGGTATATCAGGAGAAAACTTTCTGGACATCCTACTTTTTCGAATGGAGGAATATGCAAATAACCTGGAACATATCGCCGAGGAAAGGATGCATGCCTTTCTGGATGAAAAACGCAGGTCTGATGAGCTTCTATATCAGGTTCTACCCAG GAGCATTGCACGTGACCTTATTCGTGGTCACAAAGTGGAGGCCGAGGCGTACCAGTGCGTGACGATATACTTCAGTGATATTGTCGGATTCACCGCCATATCTGCAATGAGCAATCCTATGCAG ATTGTGGACATGCTGAATGATTTGTACACTTGTTTTGACACAGTGTTAGAAAATTATGATGTCTACAAA gTAGAGACAATTGGTGATGCCTACATGGTTGTTTCCGGTTTACCTCTGCGCAATGGCAATGGACACGTCACAGAGATCGCAAAGATGTCGGTTGCTATATTGGACAGTGTCAATGACTTTCACATTCGACATCTGCCAGACGTGAAATTGCGTGCTAGAATAGGAATTCATTCGG GCCCAGTGTGTGCCGGAGTGGTAGGGAAGAAGATGCCCCGGTACTGTCTTTTTGGAGACACCGTTAACACCGCGTCCAGGATGGAGTCAAATGGGGAAg CCATGAAAATTCACGTGAGTTCAACGACCCGAAACCTTCTTCAATCGAGCGACTTGTTTGTTTTGCAGGAACGTGGATCTATAGCAATAAAG GGGAAAGGGGACATGACCACGTACTGGTTGATGGCAAGGGAGGCAACCCTGTAA